The following are encoded in a window of Ferribacterium limneticum genomic DNA:
- a CDS encoding OmpA family protein, whose translation MIKNIAKKSLVLALLAGIGFTAVAQERVYLIDGRDVVAKSGFGLCWRDGYWTPAAAAADKAGCECDKDLLPKEACEPKVAAAPAPAAATGVKPSGEKITVAADALFDFNKAVLRPAGKAKLDELVSKAKAIKLEVILAVGHTDRIGGDAYNQKLSEKRAAAVKEYLVAKGIEANRVYTEGKGEKQPVTGDKCKGNAKTKALIDCLQPDRRVDIEVIGTK comes from the coding sequence ATGATCAAAAATATCGCCAAGAAATCTCTGGTTCTGGCCCTGCTGGCCGGTATCGGTTTTACCGCTGTTGCCCAAGAACGCGTTTACCTGATCGACGGCCGTGACGTCGTCGCCAAGTCCGGTTTCGGCCTGTGCTGGCGTGATGGCTACTGGACCCCGGCCGCTGCTGCCGCCGACAAGGCCGGTTGCGAGTGCGACAAGGACCTCCTGCCGAAGGAAGCCTGCGAACCGAAGGTTGCTGCCGCTCCGGCTCCGGCCGCTGCGACCGGCGTCAAGCCGTCCGGCGAGAAGATCACCGTCGCTGCTGACGCCCTGTTCGACTTCAACAAGGCTGTCCTGCGTCCGGCCGGCAAGGCCAAGCTCGACGAGCTGGTTTCCAAGGCCAAGGCCATCAAGCTTGAAGTGATCCTGGCCGTTGGCCACACCGACCGCATCGGTGGTGACGCCTACAACCAGAAGCTGTCCGAGAAGCGCGCTGCCGCCGTCAAGGAATACCTGGTCGCCAAGGGCATCGAAGCCAACCGTGTTTACACCGAAGGCAAGGGCGAGAAGCAGCCGGTTACCGGCGACAAGTGCAAGGGTAACGCCAAGACCAAGGCCCTGATCGACTGCCTGCAGCCGGATCGTCGCGTTGATATCGAAGTCATCGGCACCAAGTAA
- a CDS encoding TRZ/ATZ family hydrolase has product MTTTPQVIDLLIDARWIATVESDLVLTNHAVAVDNGRILAILPSGEAHARFAPGKHVNLPDHILIPGLINLHTHAAMTLMRGLADDLPLMDWLQNHIWPAEAAHMSAQFVYDGTRLACAEMLKGGITCFNDMYFFPEAAAAAASEAGMRAMLGIIALEFPTPYASDADDYLNKGLAVRETWLNDPLIGFCLAPHAPYTVADSTFDRILTLSEQMNLPVHCHIHETRQEIEESLKQHQHRPLERLRQLGQLGPNFIGVHAVHLDEDELQLLASTGCSIAHCPTSNLKLASGFAPVARMRQLGINVGLGTDGAASNNRLDLFGEMRLASLLAKGLTGDASALPAHEILRMATLNAANALGLGKEIGSISPGKSADLCAVDLGALEMRPCFDPLSHLVNVAGRECVSHVWVAGKCCVDHKTLLNNDQKHLESAVALWQNGLEVRRQP; this is encoded by the coding sequence ATGACAACAACACCCCAAGTCATCGACCTGCTGATCGACGCCCGCTGGATTGCCACGGTCGAATCCGATCTCGTCCTAACCAACCATGCCGTCGCCGTCGACAACGGTCGCATTCTGGCCATTTTGCCCAGTGGCGAAGCCCACGCCCGCTTTGCGCCGGGCAAGCATGTCAACTTACCGGATCACATCCTGATCCCCGGCCTGATCAATCTGCACACCCATGCCGCCATGACCCTGATGCGCGGCCTGGCCGATGACCTGCCGCTCATGGATTGGTTGCAAAATCACATCTGGCCGGCCGAAGCGGCCCATATGTCGGCCCAGTTCGTCTACGACGGAACCCGCCTCGCCTGCGCCGAAATGCTCAAGGGTGGCATCACCTGCTTCAACGACATGTATTTCTTCCCCGAGGCCGCCGCAGCCGCCGCCTCCGAAGCCGGCATGCGCGCCATGCTCGGCATCATTGCGCTGGAATTCCCGACGCCCTATGCCAGCGACGCCGACGATTATCTGAACAAAGGACTGGCTGTTCGCGAAACCTGGCTGAACGACCCGCTGATCGGCTTCTGCCTTGCCCCGCACGCCCCCTACACCGTCGCCGACAGCACTTTCGACAGAATTCTGACGCTTTCCGAGCAGATGAACCTGCCGGTTCATTGCCATATTCACGAAACGCGACAGGAAATCGAGGAGAGTCTGAAGCAACACCAGCACCGACCGCTCGAGCGCCTGCGCCAGCTTGGTCAGCTTGGCCCCAATTTCATCGGCGTGCACGCCGTACACCTTGACGAAGACGAATTGCAGCTACTGGCGTCCACCGGCTGCAGCATCGCCCACTGCCCGACATCCAATCTCAAGCTGGCCAGCGGCTTTGCGCCTGTGGCGCGGATGCGACAACTAGGCATCAATGTCGGACTGGGTACCGACGGCGCAGCCAGCAACAACCGCCTCGACCTGTTCGGCGAAATGCGTCTGGCCTCCCTTCTCGCAAAAGGCCTGACGGGAGATGCCAGCGCCCTGCCCGCTCACGAAATCCTGCGCATGGCAACCCTCAACGCGGCCAATGCGTTGGGCCTGGGCAAGGAAATCGGCTCGATTTCTCCCGGAAAGTCTGCCGACCTTTGTGCCGTCGACCTCGGCGCACTTGAAATGCGCCCATGTTTCGATCCGCTGTCACATCTGGTCAATGTTGCCGGGCGAGAATGCGTTAGTCATGTATGGGTGGCCGGAAAGTGTTGCGTAGACCACAAAACTTTACTCAACAACGACCAAAAGCACTTGGAATCGGCCGTTGCACTATGGCAAAATGGTTTGGAAGTCCGCCGGCAGCCTTGA
- a CDS encoding prephenate dehydrogenase: protein MAEFGKVVVFGTGLIGGSFSLALKEAEAVEEVVGFGRTPATLRKAQELGVIDRAGINPTHEIEDADIVLVATPVAQMADIFERIGPYLGPNTIVTDGGSTKGDVVAAARAALGDRIGQFVPAHPIAGAENSGPAAARWDLYQGKKVVVTPLPENSDEALDHIKRAWSLCGADIYELTPEMHDRVFAAVSHLPHLLSYALVHQLAVRDDADLFFTFAASGFRDFTRIAASHPEMWRDICLANREALLGELDCYRAQLDELRTALARNDGERLEEVFGIARRARRDWAGEG, encoded by the coding sequence ATGGCCGAATTCGGCAAAGTCGTCGTCTTTGGCACCGGCCTGATCGGCGGCTCCTTCTCATTGGCACTCAAGGAAGCGGAGGCGGTCGAGGAGGTCGTTGGTTTCGGTCGTACGCCGGCTACCTTGCGCAAAGCACAGGAACTGGGCGTCATCGACCGGGCCGGGATCAACCCGACCCATGAAATCGAAGACGCCGACATTGTGCTGGTGGCAACGCCGGTGGCGCAGATGGCGGATATTTTCGAACGTATCGGACCGTATCTCGGCCCGAATACCATCGTCACCGACGGCGGTTCGACCAAGGGCGACGTGGTTGCTGCCGCTCGGGCTGCGCTGGGCGACCGGATCGGCCAGTTCGTGCCGGCCCACCCCATTGCCGGCGCCGAAAATAGCGGTCCGGCAGCGGCGCGCTGGGATCTCTATCAGGGCAAGAAGGTCGTCGTAACGCCCTTGCCGGAAAACAGCGACGAGGCGCTCGACCACATCAAGCGCGCCTGGTCGCTTTGCGGTGCCGACATCTATGAACTGACGCCGGAAATGCACGACCGCGTCTTCGCGGCGGTCAGTCATCTGCCGCATCTGCTGTCCTACGCGCTGGTGCATCAACTGGCTGTGCGCGACGATGCCGATCTGTTCTTTACTTTTGCTGCCTCGGGCTTCCGCGACTTCACGCGGATCGCCGCCAGCCACCCGGAAATGTGGCGGGATATCTGCCTCGCCAACCGCGAAGCACTGCTCGGCGAACTGGATTGCTATCGTGCGCAGCTCGACGAACTGCGCACGGCGCTGGCACGCAATGATGGCGAACGCCTCGAAGAGGTCTTTGGCATCGCGCGTCGCGCCCGCCGCGACTGGGCCGGCGAGGGCTGA
- the serC gene encoding 3-phosphoserine/phosphohydroxythreonine transaminase, which yields MSRIWNFSAGPAALPEEVLRQAQEELLDWHGAGCSVMEMSHRGKEFGSILGQAEADLRELMGIPEQYKVLFLQGGATQQFAQIPMNLLAGRSADYIVTGSWSKKAFKEAQRIGNVRCAATTESSGFTRLPVAEEIKLDPFAAYLHVCTNETIHGVEIPAERIADTGVPLVADMSSHILSRPVNVEKFGLIYAGAQKNIGPSGVTLVVVHRDLLGMAPLNIPTVMDYAVMAENGSMLNTPPTFGIYIAGLVFQWLKRQGGLSGIATVNAEKARILYSAIDDSDGFYTNPVDPDCRSAMNVPFIISNADLDAAFLAEAKAAGVLGLKGHKSVGGMRASIYNAVSLEAVQALVAFMNDFAKRNG from the coding sequence ATGAGCCGCATCTGGAATTTCAGCGCCGGTCCGGCTGCTCTTCCCGAGGAAGTCCTGCGCCAGGCGCAGGAAGAACTGCTCGACTGGCATGGCGCCGGTTGCAGCGTCATGGAAATGAGCCATCGCGGCAAGGAATTCGGCAGCATTCTCGGCCAGGCCGAAGCCGACCTGCGCGAGTTGATGGGCATTCCCGAGCAGTACAAAGTGCTTTTCCTGCAGGGCGGGGCGACGCAGCAGTTCGCGCAGATTCCGATGAACCTGCTGGCTGGTCGTTCGGCCGACTACATCGTGACCGGTTCGTGGTCGAAGAAAGCTTTCAAGGAAGCGCAACGCATCGGCAATGTCCGTTGTGCCGCGACGACCGAGAGCAGCGGTTTCACCCGCCTGCCGGTGGCCGAGGAAATCAAGCTCGACCCGTTCGCTGCATACCTCCACGTGTGCACCAACGAAACGATCCACGGCGTCGAAATCCCGGCCGAGCGCATAGCTGATACCGGCGTGCCGCTGGTGGCCGACATGTCGTCGCATATCCTGTCGCGGCCGGTCAATGTCGAGAAATTCGGCCTGATCTACGCCGGGGCGCAGAAGAATATCGGCCCATCCGGCGTGACGCTGGTCGTCGTTCATCGCGATCTGCTCGGCATGGCTCCGTTGAACATCCCGACGGTGATGGATTACGCCGTCATGGCCGAAAACGGCTCGATGCTCAACACGCCGCCGACCTTCGGCATCTACATCGCCGGCCTGGTTTTCCAGTGGCTCAAGCGGCAAGGCGGTTTGTCGGGCATTGCCACGGTCAACGCGGAAAAAGCGCGAATTTTGTATTCCGCCATCGACGACTCCGACGGCTTCTACACCAACCCGGTCGATCCGGATTGCCGCTCGGCCATGAACGTGCCGTTCATAATCAGCAATGCCGATCTCGATGCGGCTTTCCTGGCCGAGGCCAAGGCGGCTGGCGTGCTCGGCTTGAAGGGCCACAAGTCGGTTGGCGGTATGCGCGCCTCGATCTACAACGCCGTGTCGCTGGAGGCCGTGCAGGCGCTGGTGGCATTCATGAACGATTTCGCCAAACGTAACGGTTGA
- the pheA gene encoding prephenate dehydratase, giving the protein MQKALAGVRAEIDGIDSELLRLLNQRARCAQKVGEIKAEHGEAGHIYRPEREAQVLRRLQDANPGPLPNENITFFFREVMSACLSLEEPLGISFLGPLGSFTGSAATKHFGHAARLLPQASIDDVFREVESGHAHYAVVPVENSTEGAVGRTMDLLLGTPLKICGEVVLRIHQNLLTKETDLGKITKVYSHAQSLAQCHEWLNRNLPGIPRISVSSNSLAAQMAADEPGTAAIAGVAAAERYNLPKLVENIEDEPNNTTRFLILGKHDAAISGRDKTSLIMSAPNRTGALHELLLPLSTAGVSMCRLESRPAKNALWEYVFYVDIEGHHDEPAIKAALEKLAGYAAYLKILGSYPVAVY; this is encoded by the coding sequence TTGCAGAAAGCCCTGGCCGGCGTGCGCGCCGAAATCGACGGCATTGACAGCGAATTGCTGCGCCTGCTCAACCAGCGCGCCCGTTGCGCCCAGAAAGTTGGCGAGATCAAGGCCGAGCACGGCGAAGCCGGGCATATCTACCGCCCGGAGCGCGAAGCCCAAGTCTTGCGCCGCCTGCAGGATGCCAATCCGGGTCCATTGCCAAACGAAAACATTACCTTCTTCTTCCGCGAGGTTATGTCGGCCTGTCTGTCGCTCGAAGAGCCGCTCGGCATTTCCTTCCTCGGGCCCCTCGGTTCCTTTACCGGCAGCGCGGCGACCAAGCATTTCGGCCATGCTGCGCGCTTGTTGCCGCAGGCGTCGATTGACGACGTTTTCCGTGAAGTCGAATCGGGTCACGCCCATTACGCCGTAGTGCCGGTCGAAAACTCGACCGAAGGCGCCGTTGGCCGGACGATGGATCTGCTGCTCGGCACGCCGCTAAAGATTTGCGGTGAAGTGGTGCTGCGCATTCACCAGAATCTGCTGACCAAGGAAACCGATCTGGGCAAGATTACCAAGGTTTATTCGCACGCCCAGTCGCTGGCCCAGTGCCATGAATGGCTCAATCGCAACTTGCCGGGCATTCCGCGCATTTCGGTGTCGAGCAATTCGCTGGCCGCCCAGATGGCGGCCGATGAGCCCGGTACGGCAGCGATTGCCGGTGTCGCTGCGGCCGAGCGCTACAACCTGCCCAAGCTGGTCGAAAACATCGAAGATGAGCCGAACAACACGACGCGCTTCCTGATCCTCGGCAAGCACGACGCGGCCATTTCCGGTCGCGACAAGACTTCGCTGATCATGTCGGCGCCGAACCGTACCGGCGCCCTGCACGAACTGCTGCTGCCCCTGTCGACGGCCGGCGTTTCGATGTGTCGCCTGGAATCGCGTCCTGCCAAGAATGCCTTGTGGGAATATGTTTTCTACGTCGATATCGAAGGCCATCACGACGAGCCGGCGATCAAGGCCGCGCTGGAAAAACTGGCTGGCTACGCCGCCTATCTGAAAATTCTCGGGTCTTACCCGGTTGCCGTTTATTAA
- the ubiG gene encoding bifunctional 2-polyprenyl-6-hydroxyphenol methylase/3-demethylubiquinol 3-O-methyltransferase UbiG, producing MTMLNADPAELEKFGDLAHHWWDPNSEFKPLHDINPLRLDWIDQAIGLAGKRILDVGCGGGLLSEGMAVRGANVTGIDLSEKPLGVAKLHLLESGQKVDYRKISVEQLADEMPGAFDAVTCLEMLEHVPNPSSVIAACARLVKPGGQVFLSTLNRNPKSYLFAVIGAEYIMNMLPRGTHDYAKFVKPSELARWAKLSGLEPDEVVGMSYNPLSKIYSLGTDTSVNYLMRATRHV from the coding sequence ATGACCATGCTCAACGCCGATCCCGCCGAACTGGAAAAGTTTGGTGACCTTGCCCACCACTGGTGGGACCCGAACAGCGAATTCAAACCGCTGCACGATATCAACCCACTCCGCCTCGACTGGATAGACCAGGCCATCGGCCTTGCCGGCAAGCGCATTCTCGATGTCGGCTGCGGTGGCGGCCTGCTCTCGGAAGGCATGGCGGTGCGTGGCGCCAATGTGACCGGCATCGACCTCTCGGAAAAGCCGCTTGGCGTCGCCAAGTTGCATTTGCTCGAGAGCGGCCAAAAGGTCGATTACCGCAAAATTTCCGTCGAGCAACTGGCGGATGAAATGCCGGGTGCTTTCGATGCGGTGACCTGCCTTGAAATGCTTGAGCACGTGCCCAATCCATCCAGCGTCATTGCCGCTTGCGCGCGTCTGGTCAAACCGGGCGGCCAGGTTTTCCTGTCCACGCTGAACCGCAACCCGAAGTCCTACCTGTTCGCGGTAATCGGCGCTGAATACATCATGAACATGCTGCCCAGGGGCACGCATGACTACGCCAAGTTCGTCAAACCGTCGGAACTGGCGCGCTGGGCCAAGCTGTCCGGACTTGAACCTGACGAAGTCGTCGGCATGAGCTACAACCCACTAAGCAAAATCTATTCATTGGGAACGGACACCAGCGTCAATTACCTGATGCGCGCGACACGGCATGTTTGA
- the gyrA gene encoding DNA gyrase subunit A, with product MDQFAKETLPISLEDEMRRSYLDYAMSVIVGRALPDARDGLKPVHRRVLFAMHELNNDWNKAYKKSARIVGDVIGKYHPHGDTAVYDTIVRMAQNFSLRYMLVDGQGNFGSVDGDNAAAMRYTEVRMAKIGHQLLEDLDKETVDFGPNYDGSENEPLVMPARIPNLLINGSSGIAVGMATNIPPHNLNEVIAGCLAMLENPAITIEELIAYIPAPDFPTAGLIYGMTGVREGYQTGRGRVIMRARTHFEDMEKGNGRQALIVDEIPYQVNKKSLIEKIAELVNEKKIDGISDIRDESDKSGMRVVIELKRGEVGEVILNNLYKQTQLQDTFGMNMVALVDGQPRLLNLKQMLECFLSHRREVITRRTVFELRKARERGHILEGLAVALSNVDDIITLIKAAPTPADAKRGLMERTWRSAVVEEMLVRAASDASRPDGLAPEFGLSEQGYRLSDAQAQAILELRLQRLTGLEQDKIVSEYKDVMAKILDLLDILAKPERITEIIVTELVAIREQFGDERRSEIILQTHELSLEDLITPQDMVVTLSHGGYIKAQPLADYRAQRRGGRGKQAAAIKEEDFVDHLFVANTHDFILCFSNRGRCYWLKVYEAPQGSRVSRGKPIVNLFPLEEGERINAVLPVKEFSDDQFVFMATVMGTVKKTPLSDYSNPRKAGIIAVTLDEGDYLIGVELTSGTSDIVLVSNAGKAVWFDEEDVRPMGRGARGVRGMRLMENQSVISLLVADNDQQTVLVATENGYGKRTVLADFRHSGRGTQGVRAIADSERNGIVVGAKLVNDEDEIMLITTGGVLIRTRVAEIRGMGRATQGVTLISLDDGEKLAGLEKVAESVAEVDAEVEIDADSVNPTVNPENEQNPESSEPNEGGEA from the coding sequence ATGGACCAATTCGCCAAAGAAACATTGCCGATCAGCCTCGAAGACGAGATGCGGCGTTCTTATCTCGATTACGCGATGAGCGTGATCGTTGGCCGGGCGTTGCCGGATGCGCGCGACGGCCTGAAGCCGGTGCATCGCCGGGTGTTGTTCGCGATGCACGAGCTGAACAATGACTGGAACAAGGCGTACAAGAAATCGGCGCGTATCGTCGGCGACGTGATCGGTAAATACCACCCGCACGGCGACACGGCAGTCTATGACACGATCGTCCGCATGGCGCAGAATTTCTCGCTGCGTTACATGCTGGTCGATGGCCAGGGCAACTTCGGTTCGGTCGACGGCGACAACGCGGCGGCGATGCGTTATACCGAAGTCCGGATGGCCAAGATCGGTCATCAGTTGCTCGAAGACCTCGACAAGGAAACCGTCGATTTCGGGCCGAACTACGACGGTTCGGAAAACGAGCCACTGGTCATGCCGGCGCGCATCCCCAATCTGCTGATCAACGGCTCGTCCGGTATCGCGGTGGGCATGGCGACCAATATTCCGCCGCACAACCTCAACGAAGTCATCGCCGGTTGTCTGGCCATGCTGGAAAATCCGGCGATCACCATCGAGGAATTGATTGCCTACATCCCGGCGCCTGACTTCCCGACGGCTGGCCTGATCTACGGCATGACGGGCGTGCGCGAGGGTTACCAGACCGGCCGCGGCCGCGTCATCATGCGCGCTCGCACCCATTTCGAGGACATGGAAAAGGGCAATGGTCGTCAGGCGCTGATCGTCGACGAGATTCCCTACCAGGTTAACAAGAAGTCGCTGATCGAGAAGATCGCCGAGCTGGTTAACGAGAAGAAAATCGACGGCATCTCCGATATTCGCGACGAGTCGGACAAGTCCGGCATGCGGGTCGTCATCGAACTGAAGCGCGGCGAAGTCGGCGAGGTCATCCTCAATAACCTGTACAAGCAGACGCAACTGCAGGACACCTTCGGCATGAACATGGTCGCGCTGGTCGACGGCCAGCCGCGCCTGCTCAACCTCAAGCAGATGCTCGAATGCTTCCTGTCGCACCGTCGCGAAGTCATCACGCGGCGCACCGTTTTCGAGCTGCGCAAGGCGCGCGAACGCGGTCACATCCTCGAAGGTCTGGCCGTTGCGCTGTCCAACGTCGACGACATCATCACCCTGATCAAGGCGGCGCCGACGCCGGCTGACGCCAAACGCGGCCTCATGGAGCGCACCTGGCGTAGCGCCGTGGTCGAGGAAATGCTGGTGCGTGCTGCTTCCGACGCTTCGCGCCCGGATGGTCTGGCCCCGGAGTTCGGTTTGTCGGAGCAGGGTTATCGTCTCTCCGATGCCCAAGCCCAGGCCATTCTCGAGTTGCGTCTGCAACGCCTGACCGGTCTCGAGCAGGACAAGATCGTCAGCGAGTACAAGGATGTCATGGCCAAGATCCTCGATCTGCTCGACATCCTGGCCAAGCCGGAACGCATTACCGAAATCATCGTCACCGAACTGGTGGCGATTCGCGAGCAGTTCGGCGACGAGCGTCGCTCGGAAATCATCCTGCAGACGCACGAACTTAGCCTCGAAGATTTGATCACGCCGCAGGACATGGTGGTCACGCTGTCGCATGGCGGCTACATCAAGGCCCAACCGCTGGCCGACTACCGGGCCCAGCGCCGGGGCGGGCGTGGCAAGCAGGCGGCGGCGATCAAGGAAGAGGATTTCGTCGATCATCTGTTTGTCGCCAACACCCACGATTTCATCCTGTGTTTCTCGAACCGCGGTCGTTGCTACTGGCTCAAAGTTTATGAAGCACCGCAGGGCAGCCGGGTCAGCCGCGGCAAGCCGATCGTCAATCTCTTCCCGCTCGAAGAGGGCGAACGGATCAACGCCGTGCTGCCGGTCAAGGAATTCTCCGACGACCAGTTTGTGTTCATGGCGACCGTCATGGGTACGGTCAAGAAGACCCCGCTCTCCGATTACTCGAACCCGCGCAAGGCCGGCATCATCGCTGTTACGCTGGATGAAGGCGATTACCTGATCGGCGTCGAGCTGACCAGCGGGACGAGCGATATCGTGCTGGTTTCCAATGCCGGCAAGGCGGTGTGGTTCGACGAAGAAGATGTCCGTCCGATGGGCCGTGGCGCCCGTGGCGTGCGCGGCATGCGTCTGATGGAAAATCAGTCGGTGATTTCGTTGCTGGTTGCCGATAACGATCAGCAGACCGTGCTCGTCGCTACCGAAAACGGTTACGGCAAGCGCACCGTGCTGGCCGATTTCCGCCATTCCGGTCGCGGTACGCAGGGCGTGCGCGCCATTGCCGACAGCGAACGCAACGGCATCGTCGTTGGCGCCAAGCTGGTCAATGACGAAGACGAAATCATGCTGATCACCACCGGTGGCGTGCTGATCCGGACCCGGGTTGCGGAAATCCGCGGTATGGGCCGGGCAACGCAGGGCGTCACGCTGATCTCGCTGGATGACGGCGAGAAGCTGGCCGGTCTGGAGAAGGTCGCTGAATCGGTGGCCGAGGTCGATGCTGAAGTCGAAATTGATGCTGATTCGGTGAATCCCACGGTCAACCCGGAAAATGAGCAAAATCCGGAATCATCCGAACCCAACGAAGGTGGAGAAGCATAA
- the hisC gene encoding histidinol-phosphate transaminase translates to MSLADQALPYVRAISPYQPGKPITELAREMGIPVESIVKLASNENPLGMSPKAKIAVEAAISGVERYPDQFDLIKAVAQRCGVEQGQVVLGNGSNDVLDLAARVFLAPGRSAVFAQHAFAVYPLATISTGAELISTPAKNYGHDLDAMRAAIRPDTRIIWIANPNNPTGNFVPYPEVRAFLEAVPKDVVVVLDEAYNEYLPPEDRVDVAGWIKDFPNLVVCRTLSKIYGLAGLRIGYALASAEVADLMNRVRQPFNVNNLALAGALAALDDDEFLQASYELNRRGMAQIVAGLEKLGLEYIKPHGNFVTFKVGDGAGVNQKLLKQGVIIRPIGGYGLPEWLRVTIGTEPENARFLEALEQVL, encoded by the coding sequence ATGAGTCTTGCAGATCAGGCGCTGCCTTACGTCCGCGCCATTTCGCCCTATCAGCCGGGCAAGCCGATCACCGAACTGGCTCGCGAAATGGGTATTCCGGTCGAAAGCATCGTCAAGCTGGCATCCAACGAAAATCCGCTGGGCATGAGCCCGAAGGCGAAAATAGCGGTCGAGGCAGCGATCAGCGGCGTCGAGCGTTATCCCGATCAGTTTGACCTGATCAAGGCCGTCGCTCAGCGTTGTGGCGTGGAGCAAGGGCAAGTTGTTCTCGGTAACGGCTCAAATGATGTGCTCGATCTGGCCGCCCGCGTTTTTCTGGCGCCGGGCCGCTCGGCGGTTTTTGCCCAGCATGCCTTCGCCGTTTATCCCCTCGCCACCATTTCGACGGGTGCCGAGTTGATTTCTACGCCGGCCAAGAACTATGGTCACGATCTAGATGCCATGCGCGCCGCCATCCGGCCGGATACGCGCATTATCTGGATCGCCAACCCGAACAATCCGACCGGCAATTTTGTGCCCTATCCGGAAGTGCGCGCTTTCCTGGAAGCAGTTCCGAAGGACGTGGTCGTCGTCCTCGACGAGGCCTACAACGAATACCTGCCGCCGGAAGATCGCGTCGATGTCGCGGGCTGGATCAAGGATTTCCCCAATCTGGTCGTCTGCCGCACCTTGTCGAAGATCTACGGCCTGGCCGGGCTGCGCATCGGTTATGCGCTGGCTTCGGCCGAGGTGGCGGATCTCATGAACCGCGTTCGCCAGCCATTCAACGTCAATAATCTGGCGCTGGCCGGGGCCCTGGCGGCGCTCGATGACGACGAGTTTCTGCAGGCCAGCTACGAACTGAACCGGCGCGGCATGGCGCAGATCGTCGCCGGCCTTGAGAAGTTGGGTCTCGAATACATCAAGCCGCACGGCAACTTCGTCACCTTCAAGGTGGGCGACGGTGCCGGGGTCAATCAGAAGCTTCTCAAGCAGGGCGTCATCATCCGGCCGATCGGCGGCTACGGCCTGCCGGAATGGCTGCGCGTCACCATCGGTACCGAACCTGAAAACGCCCGCTTCCTCGAAGCGTTGGAGCAGGTGCTTTAA